In a genomic window of Bos mutus isolate GX-2022 unplaced genomic scaffold, NWIPB_WYAK_1.1 CTG206, whole genome shotgun sequence:
- the LOC102282320 gene encoding olfactory receptor 9G1 translates to MKRSNYTVMNFILVGFTTDPRMQLVLFVVFLGVYSMTVLANTSLIVLICNDSRLHTPMYFFIGNLSFLDLWYSSVYTPKILVTCISEDKNISFAGCVAQFFFSGGLAYSECYLLAAMAYDRYMTISKPLIHSQAMSIKLCAFLVATSYLGGFTNCSIITKRTFSMNFCNDNAIDDFFCDLLPLVKLACGKKNGYQALIYFLLASNVIAPAVFIFASYLFIIATILRICSTQGRLKAFSTCSSHLISVTLYYGSILCIYAHPRSNYSFDSDQIVSTFYTVVFPMLNPMIYSLSNKDVKEAMNKLFK, encoded by the coding sequence ATGAAGAGAAGCAATTACACAGTGATGAACTTCATCCTGGTGGGCTTCACGACAGACCCCAGGATGCAGCTGGTCCTGTTTGTGGTGTTCCTTGGTGTCTACTCTATGACTGTGCTAGCAAACACTTCCCTCATAGTGCTGATTTGTAATGACTCCCGACTGCACACACCCATGTATTTTTTCATTGGGAATCTATCTTTTCTGGATCTCTGGTATTCCTCTGTCTACACTCCAAAGATCTTAGTGACCTGCATCTCTGAAGACAAGAACATTTCCTTTGCTGGCTGTGTAGCCCAATTCTTCTTCTCTGGTGGGCTGGCGTACAGTGAATGCTACCTGTTGGCCGCCATGGCTTATGACCGCTATATGACCATCTCAAAGCCACTTATTCATTCTCAGGCCATGTCCATAAAACTCTGTGCATTCTTGGTAGCTACTTCATACCTTGGTGGCTTTACTAACTGTTCTATCATCACCAAAAGAACATTTAGCATGAACTTCTGTAATGACAATGCAATTGATGACTTTTTTTGTGATTTGCTTCCCCTGGTGAAGTTAGCTTGTGGCAAGAAGAATGGCTACCAGGCTCTGATATATTTCCTCCTGGCCTCTAATGTCATCGCCCCTGCTGTGTTTATATTTGCTTCCTACCTCTTCATCATTGCCACCATCTTGAGGATCTGCTCCACTCAGGGCCGCCTcaaggccttctccacctgctcctcccacctgATCTCTGTCACCTTGTACTATGGCTCCATTCTCTGCATCTACGCTCATCCACGCTCTAACTATTCTTTTGATAGTGACCAAATAGTTTCTACATTTTACACTGTGGTGTTTCCTATGTTGAACCCCATGATCTACAGCTTGAGCAATAAGGATGTGAAAGAGGCCATGAATAaactctttaaataa